In Deltaproteobacteria bacterium, a single window of DNA contains:
- the dnaN gene encoding DNA polymerase III subunit beta, with protein MELIISKQAIEKLLARLQGVSEKRHAIPVLSHFNLETSKNRVNVTATDLDIIIRDFCEADVKKEGGYLIPTRKLLDVVRVLPTETVTVKLLENGFVEVVSGKSKFKIAGLPVKEFPDLPGKEEGESFTIQAAVLKFMIDRVISFTSTEDTRIEVSGVFFEKVDTGEGEKLRLVATDGHRLAYVEERVDGLPERLREGIIVPRKGVGELRKMIDEIAGDVSVSVGENFLSGSLDGSEITIRLIGAEFPVYREVIPGAFSRKAVVDREKFSEVLRRVSVIATEKLKSVILSLEGTEMEVSSVSPDYGEASDYIDVKLEGDGLRIGFNARYLLDVTAASGGENLVIDISNELSPVLFRPEGRDDFVAVVMPIRTAV; from the coding sequence ATGGAGTTGATCATCAGCAAACAGGCTATTGAAAAGCTTCTCGCCAGGCTTCAGGGTGTTTCGGAGAAGCGTCATGCCATTCCTGTCCTTTCACACTTCAACCTGGAAACGAGCAAAAACCGGGTAAATGTAACGGCAACGGATCTGGACATCATCATTCGTGACTTTTGCGAAGCAGATGTAAAGAAAGAGGGGGGATACCTGATACCGACGCGAAAACTTCTCGATGTGGTGCGGGTGCTTCCCACCGAGACGGTTACGGTGAAACTTCTGGAAAACGGATTTGTGGAGGTAGTTTCGGGAAAGAGCAAGTTCAAGATCGCCGGCCTGCCGGTGAAGGAGTTTCCCGATCTCCCCGGAAAGGAGGAGGGAGAGTCGTTTACGATCCAGGCCGCGGTTCTGAAGTTCATGATAGACAGGGTGATAAGCTTCACGTCGACGGAAGACACGCGTATCGAGGTGTCGGGGGTGTTCTTCGAAAAGGTAGACACGGGGGAAGGAGAAAAGCTCCGCCTCGTCGCTACCGACGGGCACCGGCTCGCCTACGTCGAGGAGAGGGTCGACGGTTTGCCGGAGAGGCTCAGAGAGGGGATCATCGTTCCGAGGAAGGGTGTTGGCGAGCTCCGGAAGATGATAGACGAGATCGCAGGGGACGTGTCTGTCAGCGTGGGAGAGAACTTTCTCAGCGGCAGCCTGGATGGATCGGAGATAACAATCCGGCTCATCGGCGCAGAGTTCCCCGTGTACCGGGAAGTGATACCCGGTGCGTTTTCGAGGAAGGCCGTGGTGGACCGTGAGAAATTCAGCGAAGTGCTCCGAAGGGTATCGGTGATAGCAACGGAAAAGCTGAAATCCGTTATCCTCAGCCTCGAGGGAACCGAGATGGAAGTGTCCTCTGTGAGCCCCGATTACGGTGAAGCGAGCGACTACATCGATGTGAAGCTGGAGGGTGATGGGCTGAGGATTGGTTTCAACGCGCGGTATCTCCTCGACGTGACCGCAGCGTCGGGGGGGGAGAATCTCGTCATAGACATATCGAACGAGCTGTCACCGGTTCTTTTCAGACCCGAGGGGAGGGATGACTTCGTAGCCGTCGTGATGCCCATCAGGACGGCCGTGTAG
- the gyrA gene encoding DNA gyrase subunit A, whose protein sequence is MEPGKNIHSVTIEDEMKRSYLDYAMSVIVGRALPDVRDGLKPVHRRILFAMNELGNDWNKPYKKSARIVGDVIGKFHPHGDTAVYDALVRMVQDFSLRYPLVDGQGNFGSVDGDAPAAMRYTEVRLQKIAGELLRDIEKETVDKVPNYDGSLDEPTVLPARIPNLIVNGATGIAVGMATSIPPHNLSEVIDALVALIANPHIANEEMMQFVRGPDFPTGAIIYGTEGIREAYRTGRGSVTIRARAYMEQAKRGDRVSIIVSEIPYQVNKARLIEKVADLVKNRQIEEISDIRDESDKEGTRIVFELKKDSIPEVVLNKLYKNTQMQTSFGIQFLAIANNQPKTFALKELLSEFILYRKEIVTRRTLFDLEKARGRAHILEGLLIALANLDAVIELIKKSKDPKVARVGLMERFSLSDKQAGAILEMRLQRLTGLERQKIKDEYAEIKKTITTLEAVLADEKVMMKVIADELIEVREMYGDERKSQIIEETEDLGIEDLIVDEEMVVTVSHSDYIKRNPISFYRAQRRGGRGKIGMATRAEDFVSKLFIATMHSYLLFFSDRGRVYWRKVHEIPEASRTAKGRAIVNLLRLQPGENITAVLPVREFEPGNYIIMATERGLIKKTDMMDFSRPRSTGIIAISLRDEDRLIEAAISSGEDEVILSTRRGLSIRFSEKDVRGMGRQATGVKAVNLGKDDIVVSMKIVRGGGTIMTVTELGYGKRTPESDYRKQSRGGKGIITLRVTGKTGHVIGSIFVSDDDNLMLISDKGKIIRIRVNEVRVVGRNTQGVRLMEMEEEDRLKAIDRLAEKEE, encoded by the coding sequence ATGGAGCCGGGAAAAAACATACATTCGGTGACTATCGAAGACGAGATGAAGCGCTCCTACCTGGATTACGCCATGAGCGTCATCGTGGGGAGAGCGCTCCCTGACGTGCGGGATGGCCTCAAGCCCGTCCACCGGCGCATACTTTTCGCCATGAACGAGCTCGGCAACGACTGGAACAAGCCGTACAAGAAGTCGGCACGGATCGTCGGGGACGTGATCGGGAAGTTTCACCCCCACGGGGACACTGCCGTGTACGATGCCCTTGTGAGGATGGTTCAGGACTTTTCCCTCAGGTATCCCCTCGTTGACGGACAGGGGAACTTCGGCTCCGTCGACGGTGACGCTCCTGCCGCGATGCGGTACACGGAGGTCCGCCTTCAGAAGATAGCGGGCGAGCTTCTGCGCGATATAGAGAAGGAAACGGTCGATAAAGTCCCCAATTACGACGGGTCCCTGGATGAACCGACGGTCCTGCCCGCCAGGATTCCGAACCTGATCGTCAACGGTGCAACCGGCATTGCCGTGGGGATGGCGACGAGCATCCCGCCACACAATCTGAGCGAGGTGATCGACGCGCTCGTCGCGCTCATCGCGAACCCCCACATCGCCAATGAGGAGATGATGCAGTTCGTGCGGGGCCCCGATTTTCCCACGGGCGCCATCATCTACGGCACGGAGGGGATCAGGGAGGCGTACAGGACCGGGAGGGGGTCGGTCACGATCCGGGCCCGCGCCTACATGGAGCAGGCCAAGAGGGGGGACCGGGTGAGCATCATCGTGTCGGAAATCCCCTATCAGGTAAACAAGGCACGGCTCATCGAAAAGGTTGCCGATCTCGTGAAAAACAGGCAGATCGAGGAAATTTCCGATATCAGGGACGAGTCGGACAAGGAGGGGACGAGGATCGTCTTCGAGCTCAAAAAGGACTCCATCCCCGAGGTGGTCCTGAACAAGCTCTACAAGAACACCCAGATGCAGACCAGTTTCGGGATCCAGTTCCTGGCCATAGCAAACAACCAGCCGAAGACCTTCGCCCTGAAAGAGCTCCTCTCGGAATTCATCCTCTACAGAAAGGAGATCGTAACACGCAGAACGCTCTTTGACCTCGAAAAGGCGAGGGGAAGGGCGCATATCCTGGAGGGGTTGCTGATCGCCCTGGCCAACCTGGACGCAGTTATCGAACTCATCAAAAAGTCGAAAGACCCCAAAGTGGCCAGGGTCGGCCTGATGGAGAGATTTTCCCTCTCAGACAAACAGGCGGGGGCCATTCTCGAGATGAGGCTCCAGCGGTTGACGGGCCTCGAGAGGCAGAAAATAAAGGATGAGTACGCCGAGATCAAGAAAACGATCACGACCCTCGAGGCGGTACTGGCAGACGAGAAAGTAATGATGAAAGTCATCGCCGATGAGCTCATCGAGGTGCGGGAGATGTACGGCGACGAGAGAAAATCCCAGATCATCGAAGAGACGGAGGATCTGGGCATAGAGGACCTGATCGTCGATGAGGAGATGGTGGTAACCGTTTCCCACAGTGACTACATAAAGAGAAACCCCATCAGCTTCTACCGGGCCCAGAGGCGCGGAGGGCGCGGCAAGATCGGGATGGCCACCCGTGCCGAGGACTTTGTGTCGAAACTCTTCATTGCCACCATGCACTCCTATCTTCTGTTCTTCAGTGACCGGGGAAGAGTCTACTGGCGCAAGGTCCACGAGATCCCGGAAGCGTCGCGCACGGCAAAGGGAAGGGCTATTGTCAATCTCCTCCGCCTTCAGCCGGGTGAGAACATAACGGCCGTTCTTCCCGTCCGGGAATTCGAGCCGGGGAACTACATCATCATGGCCACGGAGCGGGGCCTGATCAAAAAGACGGACATGATGGATTTCAGCCGGCCCCGGAGCACGGGTATCATCGCCATATCGCTGAGGGACGAGGACCGGCTGATCGAGGCGGCGATATCATCGGGAGAGGACGAGGTAATTCTCTCTACCCGCAGGGGGCTTTCCATACGATTCAGCGAGAAGGACGTTCGGGGGATGGGGAGGCAGGCCACGGGCGTCAAGGCGGTGAATCTGGGCAAGGATGACATCGTGGTGAGCATGAAGATCGTCAGAGGGGGCGGGACGATCATGACCGTTACCGAGCTCGGATACGGGAAGCGCACGCCGGAGAGCGACTACCGGAAGCAGTCCAGGGGAGGAAAGGGTATAATCACCCTGAGGGTGACGGGAAAGACGGGACACGTGATCGGCTCGATATTCGTTAGCGATGACGACAACCTCATGCTGATTTCAGATAAGGGGAAAATCATCCGAATAAGGGTAAATGAGGTGCGTGTGGTCGGCAGGAATACCCAGGGAGTGAGACTGATGGAGATGGAGGAGGAGGACAGGCTGAAGGCGATAGACCGACTTGCGGAGAAAGAGGAATGA
- the gyrB gene encoding DNA topoisomerase (ATP-hydrolyzing) subunit B, translated as MEKTDSSENGGNIKESLYTADKIKVLKGLEAVRKRPSMYIGSTDSYGLHQLVYEVVDNSVDEAVAGHCNQISVVIHPDNSVLVEDNGRGIPVEVHKEENRSAATVVLTTLHSGGKFDGSTYKVSGGLHGVGVSVVNALSEWLVLEVKREGKRYEQKFSRGRPETDLEISGTTKKRGTRVTFLPDGQIFPEVDFSYDTIAGRLRELSFLNAGLKIFVSDERTGKSDEFYYKGGIRAFVQHLNRNRSALFPKPIYILGDRENTIVEVALQYNDSYQETVLSFANNIRTHEGGSHLVGFRSALTRQINNYANSRNLLKGVKENLQGDDVREGLTAVISVKVPEPQFEGQTKTKLGNSEVKGVVDSLVYDGLINFFEENPSVAKKIVEKGTEAARAREAARKAKELTRRKGALDFSTLPGKLADCQEKDPLLCELFIVEGDSAGGSAKQARDRRFQAILPLKGKILNVEKARFDKMLSSQEIRTLITALGTGIGKDEYDPSKLRYGKIILMTDADVDGAHIRTLLLTFFYRQMKEMLERGHLFIAQPPLYGVKKGKASRYLQDDEDLEEYLIDNGKEGVKIIRNHSSPIIGARLLTFSKRIGRFKSLIERKGRKGYTEEFVKQLALDGSLDAGRMEDRAFLKGYFKKMGDILAAPALQITDFSFQVDEEEGNGSYFAWVSLKEKGIVRSCRIDHRFVDSSDFKEMKSLGISLKNTAELPFLVSANGDEREIADYLELLRLVTEQGKKGVYVQRYKGLGEMNPDQLWETTMNPETRVLKKVTVEDAIYSDEIFTILMGDRVEPRREFIEKNALEVSHLDI; from the coding sequence ATGGAAAAGACGGATTCTTCCGAAAATGGTGGAAACATAAAGGAAAGTTTATACACGGCCGACAAGATAAAGGTTTTGAAGGGCCTCGAGGCGGTGCGCAAGAGACCGTCCATGTACATCGGGAGCACCGACTCCTACGGGCTCCATCAGCTCGTGTACGAGGTCGTCGACAACAGCGTGGATGAGGCGGTAGCGGGGCACTGCAACCAGATAAGCGTGGTCATACACCCGGACAACTCCGTCCTGGTGGAGGACAACGGCCGGGGCATCCCCGTTGAGGTGCACAAGGAGGAAAACCGCTCGGCCGCCACGGTTGTCCTGACGACCCTTCACTCGGGCGGGAAGTTCGACGGCTCCACCTACAAGGTGTCCGGGGGGCTGCACGGAGTCGGCGTGTCCGTGGTGAACGCCCTCTCGGAATGGCTGGTGCTCGAGGTGAAGCGGGAGGGAAAGCGCTACGAGCAGAAATTTTCGCGCGGCCGCCCCGAGACGGACCTGGAAATTTCCGGCACAACGAAAAAGCGCGGCACGCGGGTAACCTTCCTGCCCGATGGGCAGATATTTCCGGAAGTGGACTTCTCCTACGACACCATCGCGGGGAGGCTCCGGGAACTGTCATTTCTCAACGCGGGGCTGAAGATATTCGTATCCGACGAGCGAACGGGAAAGTCGGACGAGTTCTACTACAAGGGCGGGATCAGAGCCTTCGTTCAGCACCTGAACAGAAACAGGAGCGCCCTCTTCCCGAAACCCATCTACATCCTGGGTGATCGGGAAAACACCATCGTGGAGGTCGCCCTCCAGTACAACGACTCGTACCAGGAAACGGTGTTGTCCTTCGCCAACAACATTCGCACCCACGAAGGGGGCTCACACCTGGTGGGGTTCCGCAGCGCCCTGACCCGCCAGATAAACAATTACGCAAACAGCAGGAACCTCTTGAAAGGGGTAAAGGAAAACCTGCAGGGGGACGATGTCCGGGAGGGGCTTACCGCGGTCATCAGCGTAAAGGTCCCCGAACCGCAGTTCGAAGGGCAGACCAAGACGAAGCTCGGAAACAGCGAGGTGAAGGGGGTTGTGGACTCCCTGGTTTACGACGGGCTGATCAACTTCTTCGAGGAGAACCCGTCTGTCGCGAAAAAGATCGTGGAAAAGGGGACCGAGGCGGCACGGGCCAGGGAGGCGGCACGGAAGGCGAAGGAGCTCACCAGGAGAAAGGGGGCCCTCGATTTTTCGACGCTCCCGGGAAAACTCGCTGACTGCCAGGAAAAAGACCCTCTTCTCTGCGAGCTCTTCATCGTGGAGGGTGACTCGGCGGGCGGAAGCGCCAAGCAGGCCCGGGACAGGCGTTTCCAGGCCATACTCCCCCTGAAGGGAAAGATCCTGAACGTGGAGAAGGCCCGGTTCGACAAGATGCTCTCATCGCAGGAGATACGGACGCTCATCACGGCACTTGGAACGGGGATCGGAAAGGACGAGTACGACCCGTCGAAACTGCGCTACGGTAAGATCATCCTCATGACCGATGCCGATGTCGACGGGGCGCACATCAGGACTCTCCTCCTGACCTTCTTCTACCGGCAGATGAAGGAGATGCTCGAGCGGGGCCACCTCTTCATTGCGCAGCCGCCCCTGTACGGCGTCAAGAAGGGGAAGGCGAGCAGGTACCTTCAGGACGACGAGGACCTGGAGGAGTACCTGATCGACAACGGCAAGGAGGGGGTCAAAATCATACGGAACCACAGCAGCCCGATAATCGGCGCACGGCTGCTTACCTTTTCAAAAAGGATTGGCCGTTTCAAGAGCCTCATCGAGAGGAAAGGGCGCAAAGGGTACACCGAGGAGTTCGTCAAGCAGCTTGCCCTCGACGGCAGCCTCGATGCGGGCAGGATGGAAGACCGCGCCTTCCTCAAGGGCTATTTCAAAAAAATGGGGGATATCCTTGCCGCACCGGCATTGCAGATCACGGACTTCTCTTTCCAAGTGGACGAGGAGGAGGGAAACGGGAGTTATTTTGCATGGGTTTCCCTCAAGGAGAAAGGGATAGTGCGGTCCTGCAGGATCGACCACCGCTTCGTTGACTCGAGCGATTTCAAGGAGATGAAGTCGCTGGGGATCTCGCTGAAAAACACGGCCGAGCTGCCCTTTCTGGTGAGCGCAAACGGCGACGAAAGGGAGATCGCCGACTACCTGGAGCTTTTACGTCTCGTCACGGAGCAGGGAAAGAAGGGAGTCTACGTCCAGCGGTACAAAGGCCTGGGCGAGATGAATCCCGACCAGCTCTGGGAAACGACGATGAATCCCGAGACGCGGGTCCTGAAGAAGGTCACCGTGGAGGATGCGATCTACTCCGACGAGATATTCACCATTCTCATGGGGGACAGGGTGGAGCCGCGAAGGGAATTCATAGAGAAAAATGCCCTTGAAGTTTCCCACCTCGATATTTAA
- a CDS encoding tetratricopeptide repeat protein, with the protein MTPRALRGFACAVLLALCAGCAEPAKRLYDEAGASASQGKWDRAKEIYTTLLDMYPQSRFAPGATEKIADIFAFVERDFEAAIEMYDLLLYNYSQSSLAPVALMKKAEILKERRQDPVASQELLERLYQNYPGFSERDHVLILMARCLESTENFTRQRKYLRELILTYPDSPHAAEAHYLYGMSCLADGLIDEALLTFKNFLCDYRNTRFAARAEIGYAEALQEKHGKSEAANYLTAIIDRYSTPERGILAEQIKVLQSKVPISRIKIPGKRLRGRR; encoded by the coding sequence ATGACGCCTAGAGCGCTGAGAGGATTTGCCTGCGCCGTTCTCCTTGCCCTGTGCGCGGGCTGTGCGGAACCGGCAAAGAGGCTCTACGATGAAGCCGGTGCGAGCGCCAGCCAGGGAAAATGGGACAGGGCAAAGGAGATCTACACCACGCTCCTGGATATGTACCCCCAGTCGCGCTTTGCGCCGGGCGCAACGGAGAAGATCGCCGATATTTTCGCCTTCGTCGAGCGGGACTTCGAAGCGGCGATCGAGATGTACGACCTGCTCCTCTACAACTATTCCCAGTCCTCACTTGCCCCCGTGGCCCTTATGAAGAAGGCCGAGATATTGAAGGAGCGGAGGCAGGACCCCGTGGCGAGCCAGGAGCTGCTGGAGAGGCTGTACCAGAACTACCCCGGCTTCAGCGAGAGGGATCACGTCCTGATTCTCATGGCACGCTGCCTCGAGAGCACGGAAAATTTCACCCGGCAGCGGAAGTATCTCCGGGAGCTCATACTCACCTATCCTGATTCCCCTCACGCAGCGGAGGCGCACTACCTCTACGGCATGTCCTGCCTGGCCGACGGGCTCATCGATGAGGCGCTCCTGACGTTCAAGAACTTTCTCTGCGATTACCGGAACACCCGGTTTGCAGCGAGGGCGGAGATCGGTTACGCGGAAGCGCTTCAGGAGAAGCACGGCAAAAGCGAGGCGGCGAATTATCTCACGGCGATAATCGATCGCTACTCCACGCCGGAAAGGGGCATCCTGGCGGAGCAGATAAAGGTTCTTCAGAGCAAGGTACCCATCTCCCGGATCAAAATTCCCGGCAAACGACTCAGGGGGCGACGCTGA
- the dnaA gene encoding chromosomal replication initiator protein DnaA has translation MKFWEDILLELEKNLSDQVVDTWFRPLRYVAFENKSLLMEAPHRFFREWIEENYLEQFLATASRVAGSEISVRFIANDWEENGNAIFDGRPLTPHPPEPARDRVSTILNPQYTFENFVVGHSNQFANAACLAVATNPARHYNPLFIYGGVGLGKTHLLNAIGNHALNNNPTGKVCFMSSEKFTNELITSIRFQKIDLFREKFRSVDILLIDDVQFIAGKERTQEEFFHTFNDLYNSNKQIVVTSDNLPKDIQDLEERLRSRFEWGLIADIQLPDVETKVAILKKKAEMLRIALPDDVAFFLASSVKSNIRELEGSLKRLHAYSSLANRDITLNLSKEVLSSMLPEGDRNISPDLIMKVVASFFQTKMSDLKSSRKHKVITHPRQIGMYLMRQFTNLSLPEIGQKFGGRDHSTVIHAVKKIESRIAEDPQTQQIVDNLINLLKSS, from the coding sequence TTGAAGTTTTGGGAAGACATACTGCTGGAGCTCGAGAAAAACCTCTCAGATCAGGTCGTGGACACATGGTTCAGGCCCCTGCGATATGTTGCCTTCGAGAATAAGAGCCTCTTGATGGAAGCGCCCCATCGGTTCTTCCGCGAGTGGATCGAGGAAAACTACCTGGAGCAGTTCCTTGCCACGGCTTCCCGTGTTGCCGGCAGCGAAATCTCCGTGCGGTTCATCGCAAACGACTGGGAGGAGAACGGCAACGCCATCTTCGATGGTCGGCCGCTGACACCGCATCCCCCCGAACCGGCAAGAGACCGGGTCTCCACCATTCTCAACCCCCAGTATACCTTTGAAAACTTCGTCGTCGGGCACAGCAATCAGTTCGCCAATGCGGCCTGCCTGGCCGTCGCGACGAACCCGGCAAGGCACTACAACCCGCTCTTTATCTACGGTGGCGTGGGCCTGGGAAAAACGCACCTGTTAAACGCCATCGGGAACCACGCGCTCAATAACAACCCGACCGGGAAGGTATGCTTCATGAGCTCGGAGAAGTTCACCAACGAGCTCATCACATCGATTCGCTTTCAGAAGATAGATCTCTTCCGGGAGAAGTTCAGGAGCGTCGACATACTCCTCATTGACGACGTTCAGTTCATTGCCGGTAAAGAGCGGACGCAGGAGGAGTTCTTCCACACCTTCAACGACCTCTACAACTCCAACAAGCAGATCGTGGTCACATCGGACAACCTCCCAAAAGACATACAGGATCTCGAAGAGCGGCTGCGCTCCCGCTTCGAGTGGGGGCTCATCGCCGATATACAGCTTCCCGACGTAGAGACGAAAGTCGCGATCCTCAAGAAGAAAGCCGAGATGCTCCGCATCGCGCTTCCCGACGACGTTGCTTTCTTCCTCGCATCGTCCGTGAAATCAAACATCAGGGAACTCGAAGGATCGCTGAAGAGGCTCCACGCATACTCTTCCCTCGCAAACAGGGACATAACGCTGAATCTCTCCAAGGAGGTCCTCTCCAGCATGCTCCCGGAGGGAGACAGGAACATATCCCCCGACCTGATCATGAAGGTCGTTGCGAGCTTCTTCCAGACGAAGATGTCGGACCTCAAGTCGAGCAGGAAACACAAGGTAATCACCCACCCGCGTCAGATTGGCATGTACCTGATGCGCCAGTTCACCAACCTCTCGCTGCCCGAGATCGGCCAGAAGTTTGGAGGGAGGGACCACTCGACGGTTATCCACGCCGTGAAGAAGATAGAGAGCAGGATAGCCGAGGACCCGCAGACCCAGCAGATCGTCGACAATCTAATCAACCTCCTGAAGAGTTCCTGA
- the recF gene encoding DNA replication and repair protein RecF (All proteins in this family for which functions are known are DNA-binding proteins that assist the filamentation of RecA onto DNA for the initiation of recombination or recombinational repair.) encodes MFLSYLELENFRNIGSQGINLQRGITVLWGENGGGKTNILESIYFLSYLRPLRRGGVAQLVRHGERESRITGKVRSGRDGEDLSVFLKRGERVTALRQNKRAASFREYVGGLYSVAFVPEDIRELFGPPPGRRRLIDQSAAMGKPLHLDVLMAYLQCLRQRNRLLFLIREGRAEESTLEPFDREMSRLSMELSSRRREALQKIEGHFQSCYEAIDGEGRVRLEGKIAFDEQEFARSRARDIERGASTYGPHRDDFSVLVDGEDGRLFASQGKKRVIAVAFRLSQALLLHDLSGRSPVMLLDDITSEIDPGRRRRLLNMIEKLGFQTIVTTTDATLIREGFSREVRALKVQKGSIL; translated from the coding sequence ATGTTTCTGTCTTACCTCGAGCTCGAGAACTTTCGGAACATCGGGTCCCAGGGGATAAACCTTCAGCGGGGGATAACCGTCCTCTGGGGTGAAAACGGGGGCGGGAAGACGAACATCCTCGAGTCGATCTACTTTCTCTCCTACCTGCGCCCCCTTCGGCGCGGCGGCGTTGCCCAGCTCGTCCGGCATGGCGAGAGGGAGTCCCGGATAACCGGGAAAGTGAGAAGCGGCAGGGATGGCGAGGATCTCAGCGTTTTCCTGAAGCGGGGCGAACGGGTCACCGCGCTGCGGCAGAACAAGAGGGCGGCGAGCTTCAGGGAGTACGTGGGAGGCCTCTACAGCGTCGCCTTCGTGCCGGAGGATATCAGGGAGCTCTTCGGCCCACCCCCGGGCAGAAGACGGCTTATCGACCAGAGCGCCGCAATGGGAAAGCCCCTTCACCTCGATGTCCTCATGGCCTACCTGCAGTGCCTGCGGCAGCGCAACAGGCTCCTCTTCCTCATCCGGGAGGGGCGGGCGGAAGAGTCCACCCTCGAGCCCTTCGACAGGGAGATGAGCCGCCTTTCCATGGAGCTGTCCTCGCGCAGGAGGGAAGCGCTCCAGAAGATAGAGGGGCACTTTCAGTCCTGCTACGAAGCGATTGACGGTGAGGGCCGGGTGCGCCTGGAGGGAAAAATAGCCTTCGACGAGCAGGAGTTTGCGCGCTCGAGGGCCCGGGACATAGAGAGAGGCGCATCGACCTACGGCCCTCACAGAGATGACTTTTCTGTGCTGGTGGACGGCGAGGACGGGAGGCTCTTTGCCTCACAGGGAAAAAAGAGGGTCATTGCCGTTGCCTTCAGGCTTTCCCAGGCGCTTCTCCTCCATGATCTTTCCGGCCGGAGCCCGGTCATGCTGCTCGACGACATAACCTCCGAGATAGACCCCGGGAGGAGAAGGAGGCTCCTTAATATGATAGAGAAGCTGGGATTTCAGACCATCGTGACAACGACCGACGCGACCCTTATCCGCGAAGGATTTTCTCGCGAAGTGAGAGCTTTAAAGGTTCAAAAGGGAAGCATTCTGTAG
- a CDS encoding NAD(P)H-dependent glycerol-3-phosphate dehydrogenase, whose amino-acid sequence MNTGMRSEGGEKIAILGAGSWGTAVAIALSVKFKQISLWAHHDVNLDTIRDTGENALFLPGFRIPPNVAPSYDLAEVIGGAEIVLFCVPSLFARQVAARASRYMEKGQIPVSLSKGVETETLKRVSEILVEELPEEQGRRVSVLSGPTFAREVAGFKPAAATIASASLDTTRILQKKLSTPHFRLYGNDDVVGVELGGAAKNVIAIATGIADGLGFGLNARAAIITRGLVEMKRLGVAFGASRETFNGLAGLGDLILTCTGDLSRNRTFGLRLGRGESAREILSGMLMVAEGVKTSVSLHEMRKKARVEMPIAEQVYHILYEGKKPGAAVKELLGRSLKLEKEEEG is encoded by the coding sequence ATGAATACGGGGATGAGGAGTGAAGGCGGGGAAAAGATAGCGATTCTCGGGGCCGGATCCTGGGGAACGGCCGTTGCCATCGCGCTGAGCGTGAAGTTCAAGCAGATCTCGCTCTGGGCCCACCATGATGTAAATCTCGATACCATACGGGATACGGGCGAAAACGCCCTTTTCCTGCCGGGTTTTCGCATTCCCCCGAACGTGGCCCCCTCTTATGACCTTGCAGAGGTGATCGGAGGGGCCGAAATCGTCCTTTTTTGCGTTCCCTCCCTCTTTGCCCGCCAGGTGGCGGCTCGGGCGAGCCGGTACATGGAGAAAGGGCAGATTCCCGTCTCTCTCTCGAAGGGGGTCGAGACGGAAACCCTGAAACGGGTGAGCGAGATACTCGTGGAAGAGCTTCCAGAGGAGCAGGGGAGGCGGGTCTCGGTGCTCTCGGGCCCCACCTTTGCCCGGGAGGTCGCGGGCTTTAAACCCGCTGCTGCGACCATCGCCTCGGCGAGCCTCGATACCACGCGGATTCTCCAGAAAAAGCTGAGCACGCCCCATTTCCGGCTTTATGGAAACGATGATGTCGTCGGGGTAGAGCTCGGGGGGGCCGCCAAGAACGTCATTGCCATCGCAACGGGAATTGCCGATGGGCTCGGGTTCGGCCTGAATGCGCGGGCTGCGATCATCACGAGGGGGCTCGTGGAGATGAAGCGGCTCGGCGTGGCCTTCGGGGCTTCCCGGGAGACGTTCAACGGGCTGGCGGGCCTCGGCGATCTCATTCTCACCTGTACGGGTGACCTGAGCAGGAACAGGACCTTCGGGCTCCGCCTGGGCCGGGGGGAGAGCGCCCGGGAAATCCTGAGCGGGATGCTGATGGTCGCCGAGGGGGTGAAGACGTCTGTTTCGCTCCATGAGATGAGAAAAAAAGCACGGGTGGAGATGCCGATAGCAGAACAGGTGTATCATATATTATATGAGGGGAAAAAACCCGGGGCCGCGGTGAAAGAGCTCCTGGGGAGATCCCTGAAGCTGGAGAAAGAAGAGGAAGGGTGA